One Tolypothrix bouteillei VB521301 DNA window includes the following coding sequences:
- a CDS encoding lipopolysaccharide biosynthesis protein — translation MLISQLKQKFSNQFIRNFSSLGGAELANRIFRLATTVTLARLLSPYDYGLAAVVLTTKDFADVFSLKAGIGAKLIQAEESDVEVLSNTAYWLNWILCGSLFIIQCMAAFPIAWFYGNTQVILPICIVATVYLMLPTYMIQCALIQRENRLNILALCTVTQSLLGNLLTIGLALLGLGMWAVVLPVVLTSPIWVAINRRNHPWRVTKSFTLYRWREIANFAKNVLGSELLNKLRSNLDYLLIGRFLGIDALGLYYFAFNAGLGISLNVMTSFIWAMYPHLCAVREDIKQLKRRFFSGLKTIALVVIPLVFLQSSLAPFYVPIVFGQKWLSAIPILVLICLSALPRPFAIAASLLLQARDKTHINFYWDLIFTVIFAFSLLIAVKWGIFWVAVAVLMTHGLAMPVFTIWAIKYVFVRKSPSLV, via the coding sequence ATGTTAATCAGCCAGCTTAAGCAAAAATTCTCCAATCAATTTATTAGAAATTTTAGCTCGCTAGGGGGAGCAGAGTTAGCGAATCGCATTTTCCGCTTGGCAACAACAGTTACTCTAGCTCGCCTGTTAAGTCCTTACGATTACGGTCTGGCAGCAGTTGTTCTGACTACGAAAGATTTTGCAGATGTTTTTAGCCTTAAAGCTGGGATTGGAGCTAAACTTATTCAAGCCGAAGAAAGTGATGTTGAAGTTCTATCCAATACAGCGTACTGGCTTAATTGGATTTTATGCGGCTCGCTTTTTATCATTCAGTGTATGGCTGCCTTTCCTATTGCTTGGTTTTACGGAAATACGCAAGTTATATTGCCTATTTGTATAGTTGCTACAGTTTATTTAATGTTGCCAACTTACATGATTCAATGTGCATTGATTCAGAGAGAAAACAGACTCAACATATTAGCACTGTGTACTGTTACGCAATCTTTACTTGGCAATCTTTTAACTATAGGTTTGGCATTACTAGGGCTGGGAATGTGGGCTGTAGTATTACCAGTTGTCCTAACGTCTCCTATTTGGGTCGCAATCAATCGTAGGAACCATCCTTGGCGAGTGACTAAGTCTTTTACTCTTTACCGATGGCGTGAAATTGCTAATTTTGCTAAAAATGTTCTTGGAAGTGAACTATTAAATAAGCTAAGAAGTAATTTAGATTATTTACTGATTGGACGTTTTCTTGGTATTGACGCCCTTGGGCTTTATTATTTCGCCTTTAATGCTGGACTGGGGATCAGCCTCAATGTTATGACTTCATTTATTTGGGCTATGTATCCTCATCTTTGTGCAGTTCGTGAAGACATCAAACAACTTAAAAGACGATTTTTTAGCGGTCTGAAAACAATTGCTCTAGTTGTAATTCCACTCGTTTTTCTACAGTCAAGTTTAGCCCCATTTTATGTACCAATTGTTTTTGGACAAAAGTGGTTGTCGGCAATTCCTATCTTAGTTTTGATATGTCTTTCGGCTCTACCGCGTCCTTTTGCTATTGCTGCTTCTTTACTACTCCAAGCTAGGGATAAAACTCACATCAACTTTTACTGGGATCTGATTTTCACGGTAATATTCGCATTTTCTTTACTGATTGCCGTGAAATGGGGAATCTTTTGGGTAGCTGTAGCAGTACTTATGACTCATGGGTTAGCAATGCCTGTGTTTACTATTTGGGCTATCAAATACGTTTTTGTTAGAAAATCGCCTTCACTAGTTTGA
- a CDS encoding glycosyltransferase family 2 protein: MPTISVIIPAYNAEHTILQTIESVQRQTFSDFEIIVIDDGSTDRTLEVLNAIADSRLKIFSYDNGGLPVARNRGMARATGEFLAFLDADDLWSPDKLQLQLAALQQRPEAGVAYSWTHFMDEQGKSFHADEPIYFEGNVYSKLLVKNFLASGSNPLIRKQAIESVGEFYPPAGGSADWDYWVRLAALWHFVVVPKPQIFYRQSSSSMSSKMEFMEKCKLIVLERAFQAAPPEFQSLKNQSLANAYQYSAHLCLTRVPGIDGVKQAGQKLMMAIHAHPQTLLDKKTQKLMLKFLLKRIVSPKIANNFLQGISKASATAIRGSHDEKASIS; this comes from the coding sequence GTGCCAACTATATCTGTTATCATCCCTGCTTATAACGCCGAACATACTATCTTACAAACGATTGAGTCAGTTCAGCGACAAACTTTTTCAGATTTTGAAATAATTGTTATTGATGATGGTTCAACCGACAGGACTTTAGAAGTACTTAATGCGATCGCAGATTCTCGTCTCAAAATTTTTTCTTATGATAATGGTGGTTTACCAGTCGCTCGCAATCGTGGAATGGCTCGCGCCACTGGAGAATTTCTAGCATTTCTTGATGCTGACGATTTATGGTCACCAGATAAGTTACAACTGCAACTTGCAGCCTTACAACAGCGTCCAGAAGCAGGTGTTGCTTATAGCTGGACTCACTTTATGGACGAACAAGGAAAATCTTTTCATGCAGATGAGCCTATATATTTTGAAGGAAATGTTTATAGCAAGTTGTTAGTCAAAAATTTCCTTGCTAGTGGCTCAAATCCTCTGATTCGCAAGCAAGCAATTGAGTCGGTAGGAGAATTTTATCCTCCTGCAGGAGGTTCTGCGGATTGGGATTATTGGGTGCGATTAGCAGCACTTTGGCATTTTGTTGTTGTTCCCAAGCCCCAAATTTTTTATCGTCAATCTTCAAGCTCGATGTCGTCTAAGATGGAGTTTATGGAAAAATGCAAGCTCATTGTTCTCGAGCGAGCATTTCAAGCAGCACCTCCGGAATTCCAATCGCTCAAAAATCAGAGCTTAGCTAATGCCTATCAATATTCAGCCCACTTATGCTTAACACGTGTTCCCGGAATCGATGGAGTAAAGCAGGCTGGTCAGAAGTTGATGATGGCAATTCATGCTCATCCACAGACTTTACTGGATAAAAAAACTCAAAAATTAATGTTGAAGTTTTTATTGAAACGAATAGTTTCGCCTAAAATTGCTAACAACTTTCTCCAAGGAATAAGCAAAGCTAGTGCTACTGCTATTCGAGGCTCTCATGATGAGAAAGCTTCTATATCTTAG
- a CDS encoding NAD-dependent epimerase, with amino-acid sequence MKVLVTGVAGFIGYHLAQRLLQEGLEVFGIDNFNDYYDVRLKKARLERLVPHPGFKFQFLDLSDRIGVTQLFQNYSFDYIVHLAAQAGVRYSLENPLAYVDSNITGFINLLEGCRHSQIQHLVFASSSSVYGANTKVPFAVSDNVDRPVSLYAATKKANELMAHTYSHLYQIPMTGLRFFTVYGPWGRPDMAYFKFVQAIDRGKPIDVYNFGTMQRDFTYIDDIIEGVFRVMHRPPQTASVQGSQALYKLYNIGNNQPVELMTFIKVIEKTLGKEAKKNFLPMQPGEVLTTYADVDDLIHDVGFKPTTSIEEGIHHFVKWYREYMASNQLTSVH; translated from the coding sequence ATGAAAGTACTGGTTACTGGGGTTGCTGGATTTATTGGCTATCACTTAGCACAACGTCTTCTTCAAGAAGGGCTGGAAGTCTTTGGTATCGATAACTTTAATGATTACTATGATGTTAGGCTAAAAAAAGCTCGGTTAGAACGGCTAGTTCCTCACCCAGGGTTTAAATTTCAGTTTTTGGATTTAAGCGATCGCATTGGCGTTACCCAACTTTTCCAAAACTACTCCTTCGACTACATAGTCCATCTTGCCGCCCAAGCAGGTGTACGCTACTCACTCGAAAACCCCTTGGCTTATGTAGACAGCAACATCACAGGTTTTATTAATCTTCTAGAAGGATGTCGCCACAGTCAAATTCAGCATCTAGTGTTTGCCTCTTCGAGTTCTGTGTATGGTGCAAATACCAAAGTTCCCTTTGCTGTCAGCGATAATGTCGATCGCCCCGTCTCTCTTTACGCCGCTACCAAGAAAGCCAACGAACTGATGGCACATACTTACAGCCATCTTTACCAAATACCCATGACAGGATTGCGTTTTTTCACAGTCTACGGTCCTTGGGGACGACCAGACATGGCATATTTCAAATTCGTGCAAGCGATTGACCGAGGTAAGCCTATTGATGTCTACAATTTTGGCACAATGCAACGAGATTTTACTTATATTGATGATATCATTGAGGGAGTATTTCGGGTAATGCACAGACCACCCCAAACAGCAAGCGTGCAAGGTAGTCAAGCACTTTATAAGCTTTACAACATTGGTAATAATCAACCAGTAGAGTTGATGACTTTTATTAAGGTTATTGAAAAGACTTTGGGTAAAGAAGCCAAGAAAAACTTCTTACCGATGCAACCAGGGGAAGTTTTGACTACCTACGCTGATGTGGACGACTTAATCCATGATGTGGGATTTAAGCCAACGACTTCAATTGAAGAAGGTATTCATCATTTTGTAAAATGGTATCGTGAATATATGGCGTCAAATCAGTTAACTAGCGTTCATTAG
- a CDS encoding glycosyltransferase family 2 protein, whose product MKKISVIIPVYAAEKYIAATLQSVLEQTYKNFEVIIVDDGSPDRSIEICRQFTDSRIKIIHQENRGLAGARNTGIRHAKGEYLALIDADDLWLPEKLEKHIEHLDKSPDVGVSFSLSAFINEVGQPLGTYHLPKLSGITPPYLLCHDPVGNGSAGVYRREVFESIKFQDNIHGFVEDFYFEERFRMSQDMELLLRIALQTPWQIEGIPEALTLYRVIDGTLSCNWFKKIEAWEKVIERVSSYAPELMAQRANQSRAYQMRHLARRAVRLQAEGVVAVKLINRALATHWRILVEEPRPTFMTFVAAYLLWLLPPSAYTNIEKVVAKITGTLQRRYILESPSRSTT is encoded by the coding sequence ATGAAAAAAATTTCTGTAATTATTCCAGTATACGCAGCAGAAAAATATATAGCTGCTACACTGCAGTCAGTGTTGGAACAAACTTATAAAAATTTTGAAGTTATCATTGTTGATGATGGTTCCCCAGACCGCAGTATAGAAATTTGCCGACAGTTTACAGACTCTAGAATTAAAATTATTCACCAGGAAAATCGCGGTTTAGCTGGAGCTAGAAATACTGGTATTCGTCATGCGAAAGGAGAATATCTGGCTTTGATAGATGCTGACGATTTGTGGTTACCAGAAAAGCTAGAAAAACATATCGAGCATCTTGATAAATCGCCAGATGTGGGAGTAAGCTTTAGCCTCTCGGCTTTTATCAATGAAGTTGGGCAACCTTTAGGAACTTACCATTTGCCCAAACTGAGTGGAATTACTCCACCTTATTTACTTTGCCACGATCCGGTTGGAAATGGCTCTGCTGGAGTCTATCGACGAGAAGTGTTTGAAAGTATTAAGTTTCAGGATAACATTCATGGTTTTGTAGAAGACTTCTACTTTGAAGAACGCTTTCGTATGTCACAGGACATGGAACTTCTGCTACGTATAGCGCTTCAGACTCCTTGGCAAATTGAGGGGATTCCTGAAGCTCTAACGCTTTACCGAGTCATTGATGGAACACTTTCATGCAACTGGTTTAAGAAAATAGAAGCTTGGGAAAAGGTGATTGAGCGAGTAAGCTCCTACGCGCCCGAATTGATGGCACAGCGAGCAAATCAATCTAGAGCTTATCAAATGCGGCATTTAGCTCGTAGAGCAGTACGACTGCAAGCAGAAGGAGTTGTAGCTGTGAAATTAATTAATCGGGCGCTAGCGACTCACTGGCGCATCTTGGTTGAAGAACCACGTCCTACATTTATGACTTTCGTAGCAGCTTATTTGCTTTGGCTCCTACCCCCATCTGCTTACACCAATATAGAGAAGGTTGTAGCAAAAATTACAGGAACGCTCCAAAGACGATACATTCTTGAAAGTCCTTCCCGATCTACAACCTAA
- a CDS encoding glycosyltransferase family 2 protein, with protein sequence MKTVSVIIPVYKAEKYIAATVQSALDQTYKNIEILIIDDGSPDRSIEICQQFADPRIRIIRQTNRGLPGARNTGIRHAKGDYLTLLDADDLWLPEKLEKHVQHLNNSPNVGVSFSRSAFIDDNGKPLGIYQMPQIEGITSAIILCRNPISNGSAAVIRREVFEAIKFQDDLYGTVEDFYFDERSRHTNGDSTDVECWFRMSVKSNLQIEGIPEALTLYRVNSGGLSANLLKQLDSWELMLNRARLYAPEIVNQWATLARAYQLRYLARRAVTLQDSAMAVKLVNQALKTNWRIFFNEPRRTLLTVGAAYFLLLLPQSLYSQIESLALKTTGATQKRRIMQEQSS encoded by the coding sequence ATGAAAACTGTCTCTGTTATCATACCAGTATATAAAGCTGAAAAATATATTGCTGCTACAGTACAATCTGCTCTTGACCAAACTTATAAAAATATTGAAATTCTCATTATTGACGATGGTTCTCCTGATAGAAGTATAGAAATTTGTCAGCAATTCGCAGATCCCAGAATTAGGATTATTCGTCAAACAAATCGTGGCTTACCAGGTGCAAGAAATACTGGTATTCGCCATGCCAAAGGAGATTATTTGACACTTCTAGATGCTGACGACCTTTGGCTACCAGAAAAATTAGAAAAACATGTTCAACATTTAAATAATTCACCTAACGTAGGGGTCAGCTTTAGCCGTTCTGCATTTATCGATGACAATGGCAAGCCCTTGGGTATTTATCAAATGCCTCAAATTGAGGGCATTACTTCAGCAATTATCCTTTGCCGAAATCCCATTAGCAATGGTTCTGCTGCTGTCATTCGCAGAGAAGTTTTTGAGGCGATAAAATTCCAAGACGATCTTTACGGTACTGTTGAGGATTTTTACTTTGATGAGCGATCGCGCCATACAAATGGCGACTCAACAGATGTTGAATGTTGGTTTCGGATGTCTGTTAAAAGTAATTTACAAATAGAGGGTATTCCTGAAGCCCTGACCTTATATAGGGTAAATTCAGGAGGACTTTCAGCAAACTTACTTAAGCAATTAGACTCTTGGGAATTGATGCTGAATAGAGCCCGTTTATACGCTCCAGAAATAGTTAACCAATGGGCAACATTAGCAAGAGCTTATCAGTTGAGGTATTTAGCCCGCCGGGCAGTTACGCTGCAAGACAGTGCAATGGCAGTAAAACTAGTCAATCAGGCTCTGAAAACCAACTGGCGTATTTTTTTCAACGAACCCCGTCGAACGCTTTTGACTGTAGGTGCTGCATATTTCTTGTTACTGTTGCCTCAGTCTCTGTACAGCCAAATTGAATCTCTTGCTTTAAAAACAACAGGCGCAACCCAGAAACGCCGCATTATGCAAGAGCAGTCTAGTTAG
- a CDS encoding UDP-glucuronic acid decarboxylase family protein, giving the protein MRILVTGGAGFIGSHLIDRLMVEGHEVICLDNFYTGHKENILKWMEHPYFELIRHDITEPIRLEVDQIYHLACPASPVHYQYNPVKTVKTNVMGTLNMLGLAKRVKARFLLASTSEVYGDPEVHPQSEEYWGNVNSIGIRSCYDEGKRIAETLAFDYHRQNDVAIRVARIFNTYGPRMLENDGRVVSNFVTQALRDIPLTVYGDGSQTRSFCYVSDLVEGLIRLMNGDRIGPINLGNPEEYTILELATAVQELVNPKAQINFKPLPQDDPRRRRPDITRARTYLNWEPHVPLKEGLKLTVENFRDRITEKKMSAVS; this is encoded by the coding sequence ATGAGAATATTAGTAACTGGCGGTGCTGGATTTATTGGTTCCCATCTTATCGACCGATTGATGGTAGAGGGACACGAAGTGATTTGCTTGGATAACTTCTACACTGGTCATAAGGAGAATATCCTGAAGTGGATGGAGCATCCATACTTTGAACTTATCCGTCATGATATCACTGAACCAATTCGGTTAGAAGTCGATCAAATTTATCACCTAGCGTGTCCTGCTTCTCCGGTACACTACCAGTACAACCCAGTCAAGACTGTTAAAACCAACGTGATGGGGACATTAAACATGCTAGGGCTGGCCAAGCGTGTGAAAGCCCGATTTCTCTTAGCATCAACATCAGAAGTGTACGGCGATCCAGAAGTTCATCCCCAATCAGAAGAGTACTGGGGTAACGTCAATTCAATTGGAATTCGCTCTTGCTACGACGAAGGCAAACGGATTGCTGAAACTCTCGCTTTTGACTATCACCGACAAAATGATGTCGCAATTCGGGTTGCCCGGATCTTCAATACCTATGGTCCGAGAATGCTGGAAAACGATGGTCGAGTGGTTAGCAATTTTGTTACTCAAGCATTGCGGGACATACCTTTAACCGTGTATGGTGATGGTTCGCAAACCCGCAGTTTTTGCTATGTTTCAGACTTAGTAGAAGGGCTAATACGGCTGATGAATGGCGATCGCATTGGTCCTATTAATTTAGGAAATCCAGAAGAATACACCATTTTAGAATTGGCTACTGCTGTTCAAGAGTTAGTAAATCCCAAAGCACAGATTAACTTTAAACCACTGCCTCAAGACGATCCGCGCCGCCGCCGCCCAGATATTACACGAGCCAGGACTTACCTCAACTGGGAACCTCATGTTCCTTTGAAAGAAGGGTTAAAACTAACAGTAGAAAATTTCCGGGATCGCATAACTGAGAAGAAAATGTCTGCGGTCAGTTAG